A stretch of Lepisosteus oculatus isolate fLepOcu1 chromosome 11, fLepOcu1.hap2, whole genome shotgun sequence DNA encodes these proteins:
- the myclb gene encoding protein L-Myc-1b, which yields MPGIHSNAQRYDSCEMEYDRYQHYFYDDHDLKEDFYKSTAPSEDIWKKFELVPTPPMSPSRSADAGAAPTAGDTLEWVSQFLGQDEEQEGHYKIGAPEIVGNLSSIIIQDCMWSGFSASQRLEKVVNERLSGSAPAKMGHTGHPAAGSGRAQPAHQDASVPSSSPADCVDPAAVLTYPYNPACKKQAYSGSESRTDSEDEEIDVVTVESKQSRQLASGRKPVTITVRADPHDPCMKRFHISIHQQQHNYAAPSPDSPPPKRPRQEPPPEEPACPPQDSPGGPSSSPPSSDAEDTDKRKTHNYLERKRRNDLRSRFLALRDEIPGLVDCPKTPKVVILTKAAEYLRLLHSSDKHKAQERRQLKSRQQQLLRRLADLKRS from the exons ATGCCCGGGATCCATTCAAACGCGCAGCGCTATGACAGCTGTGAGATGGAATACGATCGCTACCAGCACTATTTCTACGACGACCACGACCTGAAGGAGGATTTTTACAAGTCCACGGCGCCGAGCGAGGACATCTGGAAGAAGTTCGAGTTGGTCCCCACCCCGCCCATGTCGCCCTCCCGGTCCGCGGACGCCGGCGCGGCGCCCACGGCCGGCGACACGCTGGAGTGGGTCTCGCAGTTCCTGGGGCAGGACGAGGAGCAGGAGGGGCACTACAAGATCGGCGCCCCGGAGATCGTGGGCAACCTCAGCTCCATCATCATCCAGGACTGCATGTGGAGCGGGTTCTCGGCCAGCCAGCGCCTGGAGAAAGTGGTCAACGAGCGGCTGTCCGGGTCGGCGCCGGCCAAAATGGGCCACACGGGACACCCCGCCGCCGGGAGCGGCAGAGCCCAGCCCGCTCACCAGGACGCGTCGGTGCCGAGCAGTTCGCCGGCGGACTGCGTGGACCCGGCAGCGGTTCTGACCTACCCCTACAACCCGGCCTGCAAGAAACAGGCTTATTCGGGATCCGAGTCCCGCACGGACTCTG AGGATGAGGAGATCGACGTGGTGACGGTGGAGAGCAAGCAGAGCCGGCAGCTGGCGAGCGGGCGCAAGCCGGTGACCATCACGGTGCGCGCCGACCCCCACGACCCCTGCATGAAGCGCTTCCACATCTCCATccaccagcagcagcacaaCTACGCCGCGCCCTCGCCCGACAGCCCGCCCCCCAAGAGGCCTCGGCAGGAGCCCCCGCCCGAGGAGCCCGCCTGCCCGCCCCAGGACAGCCCCGGGGGCCCCTCCAGCAGCCCGCCCAGCTCGGACGCCGAGGACACGGACAAGAGGAAGACCCACAACTACCTGGAGCGGAAGAGGCGCAACGACCTGCGCTCGCGCTTCCTGGCGCTGCGGGACGAGATCCCCGGCCTGGTGGACTGCCCCAAGACCCCCAAGGTGGTCATCCTGACCAAGGCCGCCGAGTACCTGCGCCTGCTGCACTCCAGCGACAAGCACAAGGCCCAGGAGAGGAGGCAGCTCAAGTCGCGGCAGCAGCAGCTGCTGAGGAGGCTGGCCGACCTCAAGCGCTCGTAA